One window of Corallococcus caeni genomic DNA carries:
- a CDS encoding cyclic nucleotide-binding domain-containing protein, with product MRFPKLYERLATLAPLPPEEWVKAEAVAKEQSLAKRELFLRPGDAADRFAVVLRGVFRGVRVSPRGGESIKAFRAEGELIGAYAEMLQRLPSMTAIEALEPSHVLVFQTQDFQALERGHVCWERLARRVAEQHFILKERREQEFLELSAEERLVKFWEEHPHLKGRIPQRDVAAYLGITEVALSRIMSRRRKRAE from the coding sequence GTGAGATTCCCCAAGCTCTACGAGCGCCTCGCCACCCTGGCCCCGCTTCCTCCCGAGGAGTGGGTGAAGGCCGAGGCCGTGGCGAAGGAGCAGTCGCTCGCGAAGCGGGAGCTCTTCCTGCGGCCGGGAGACGCAGCGGACCGGTTCGCGGTGGTACTGCGGGGCGTCTTCCGGGGCGTGCGCGTGTCGCCGCGCGGGGGCGAGTCCATCAAGGCCTTCCGCGCCGAGGGAGAGCTGATTGGCGCCTATGCGGAGATGTTGCAGCGGCTGCCGTCGATGACAGCGATTGAAGCGCTCGAGCCGAGCCACGTGCTGGTGTTCCAGACGCAGGACTTCCAGGCGCTGGAGCGGGGCCACGTGTGCTGGGAGCGGCTGGCGCGCCGGGTGGCGGAGCAGCACTTCATCCTCAAGGAGCGCCGCGAGCAGGAGTTCCTGGAGCTGTCCGCGGAGGAACGCCTGGTGAAGTTCTGGGAGGAGCATCCCCACCTGAAGGGGAGGATTCCCCAGCGCGACGTGGCGGCCTACCTCGGCATCACGGAGGTGGCCCTGAGCCGCATCATGTCACGGCGCCGCAAGCGCGCGGAGTGA
- a CDS encoding sterol desaturase family protein has protein sequence MSLNVYAVATPFVIALALAEFAWCVARRNGYYSFQDSIASMGTAVMNQCVNVAVALLVLPLFTQLGQYAPWRLDASSPLSLVALFLGVDFLFYWFHRFGHRTNIGWAAHSPHHSTEELNYAVALRASVTQRLFSFLFYWPLVLVGFPPEAVLAMVAFHLVLQFIPHTRVIPKLPRWVESWLNTPSHHRVHHARNDAYIDKNYAGFLIIWDRMFGTYAEETEPCSYGLTTPANTWDPTAINFQAWARLAADAVATKRPWDKLRIWVMPTGWRPADLPPRALGYWKQDGAEVKYHSRELPGVRGYLVFQLFAAMPFMLLVSHHASPLSGWQKVALSLLLWVMATAWSGMLESKGWSEPLELARVLAMGVAVTLWLVWASAPQAWSALTASWLMVSLVWLRVARGGAGRRSLPTSFPG, from the coding sequence ATGTCCCTCAACGTCTATGCCGTGGCCACGCCCTTCGTCATTGCCCTGGCCCTGGCGGAGTTCGCCTGGTGCGTGGCGCGGCGCAACGGCTACTACAGCTTCCAGGACTCCATCGCGAGCATGGGCACGGCGGTGATGAACCAGTGCGTCAACGTCGCGGTGGCCCTGCTGGTGCTGCCCCTCTTCACACAGCTGGGCCAGTACGCACCGTGGCGGCTGGACGCCTCGTCGCCGCTGTCACTGGTGGCGCTCTTCCTGGGCGTCGACTTCCTCTTCTACTGGTTCCACCGCTTCGGGCACCGCACCAACATCGGCTGGGCAGCCCACTCGCCGCATCACTCCACCGAGGAGCTCAACTACGCGGTGGCCTTGCGCGCGAGCGTGACGCAGCGCCTCTTCTCCTTCCTCTTCTACTGGCCGCTGGTGCTGGTGGGCTTCCCGCCGGAGGCGGTGCTGGCGATGGTGGCCTTCCACCTGGTGCTCCAGTTCATCCCCCACACGCGTGTCATCCCCAAGCTCCCCAGGTGGGTGGAGTCGTGGCTGAACACGCCGTCGCACCACCGCGTGCACCACGCGCGCAACGACGCGTACATCGACAAGAACTACGCGGGCTTCCTCATCATCTGGGACCGGATGTTCGGCACCTACGCGGAGGAGACCGAGCCGTGCTCCTACGGGCTGACGACCCCGGCGAACACCTGGGACCCGACGGCCATCAACTTCCAGGCGTGGGCCCGGCTGGCCGCGGACGCCGTCGCCACGAAGCGCCCGTGGGACAAGCTGCGCATCTGGGTGATGCCCACGGGCTGGCGGCCCGCGGACCTCCCTCCGCGCGCGCTGGGGTACTGGAAGCAGGACGGCGCGGAGGTGAAGTACCACTCCCGGGAGCTGCCCGGCGTCCGTGGGTACCTCGTCTTCCAGTTGTTCGCGGCGATGCCCTTCATGCTCCTGGTGAGCCACCATGCCTCACCGCTGTCGGGCTGGCAGAAGGTCGCGTTGAGCCTGCTGCTCTGGGTGATGGCGACCGCCTGGAGCGGGATGCTGGAGTCGAAGGGGTGGAGCGAGCCGCTGGAGCTCGCGCGGGTGCTCGCCATGGGCGTGGCGGTGACGCTGTGGCTGGTCTGGGCCAGCGCGCCCCAGGCGTGGAGCGCGCTCACGGCGTCGTGGCTGATGGTCTCGCTGGTCTGGCTGCGGGTGGCGCGCGGTGGCGCCGGCCGGAGGTCCCTGCCGACGTCCTTCCCGGGCTGA
- a CDS encoding DNA/RNA non-specific endonuclease, with protein sequence MHTLNKLSVAVVLGLLLGGCGATDLGGEDVTRQLEQDFGGPSGLMDFFDSHTEEEIREALTPYGVGYVAHGNVTAQLISDCPKFFPSTDRSKWHSFDGEYYYIDSVGRPNRAYKDLPKITAAPRVDSCQTNVGQWGDAENPSNDYDGGHMIGSQLGGWGGRANLVPQDANFNRGNWLQLENKMANCASLPIGRLRYAIGANYPNSTALIPNTLTMEITNQSTGSAVSMSFSNVDYGGSNGTNERTRGVNWLTSQGCN encoded by the coding sequence ATGCACACCCTGAACAAGCTCTCGGTCGCGGTGGTGTTGGGTCTGTTGCTCGGCGGCTGCGGAGCCACGGACCTGGGCGGAGAAGACGTCACCCGTCAGCTCGAGCAGGACTTCGGTGGCCCGAGCGGCCTCATGGACTTCTTCGACAGCCACACGGAGGAGGAGATCCGGGAGGCGCTGACGCCCTACGGCGTCGGGTACGTGGCCCACGGGAACGTCACCGCGCAGCTGATCAGCGACTGCCCGAAGTTCTTCCCGTCGACGGACCGGAGCAAGTGGCACAGCTTCGACGGCGAGTACTACTACATCGACAGCGTGGGCCGTCCGAACCGTGCGTACAAGGATCTGCCGAAGATCACCGCCGCGCCGCGCGTCGACTCCTGTCAGACGAACGTGGGCCAGTGGGGGGACGCGGAGAACCCCAGCAACGACTACGACGGCGGACACATGATCGGCTCACAGCTCGGGGGCTGGGGCGGCCGGGCGAACCTTGTGCCGCAGGATGCCAACTTCAACCGTGGCAACTGGCTGCAGCTTGAAAACAAGATGGCCAACTGCGCGAGCCTGCCGATTGGCCGGTTGCGCTACGCCATCGGCGCGAACTATCCGAACTCCACCGCGCTCATCCCCAACACCCTGACGATGGAGATCACCAACCAGTCCACGGGGAGCGCCGTGTCGATGTCCTTCTCGAACGTGGACTACGGCGGCTCGAACGGCACGAACGAGCGGACCCGTGGCGTGAACTGGCTGACGAGCCAGGGCTGCAACTGA
- the mtgA gene encoding monofunctional biosynthetic peptidoglycan transglycosylase yields the protein MASRPPPARTSTVRTQKTKQLSSGARRVVAKRSGPGWGRWALGGWLLLALWLGVEFARMPDVSLLRTQNPRTTALMSQRAEEALEAGRKPRARQAWVSLGAVAPHAVDAVLISEDARFYRHEGVDWTEVENAFEQSVREARLGRGASTLTQQLAKNLYLSTDRSLLRKGKELLLARQLETHLSKQRILALYLNVVEWGEGVYGIEAAAREHFGVSARALSVAQGAMLAAMLPAPRRWLPAQRPETLRTRAGVIVGRLEREGRISGAQAREANAELSRFFGEPPAPGFVAEAGAALPAGS from the coding sequence ATGGCCTCCCGTCCGCCCCCAGCGCGCACCTCCACCGTCCGGACGCAGAAGACGAAGCAGCTCTCCTCCGGCGCCCGGCGCGTCGTGGCGAAGCGCTCCGGCCCGGGCTGGGGTCGCTGGGCGCTCGGCGGCTGGCTGCTGCTCGCCCTCTGGCTCGGGGTGGAGTTCGCGCGGATGCCGGACGTGAGCCTCCTGCGCACGCAGAACCCGCGCACCACCGCGCTCATGTCGCAGCGAGCCGAGGAGGCGCTCGAGGCAGGCAGGAAGCCCCGCGCGCGCCAGGCCTGGGTGTCGCTTGGCGCGGTGGCCCCGCACGCCGTGGACGCCGTGTTGATCTCCGAGGACGCGCGCTTCTACCGGCACGAGGGCGTGGACTGGACCGAGGTGGAGAACGCCTTCGAGCAGTCGGTGCGCGAGGCGCGCCTGGGGCGCGGCGCCTCCACCCTCACGCAGCAGCTGGCGAAGAACCTCTACCTCTCCACGGACCGCAGCCTGCTGCGCAAGGGCAAGGAGTTGCTGCTCGCGCGCCAGCTGGAGACCCACCTGTCCAAGCAGCGCATCCTCGCGCTGTACCTGAACGTCGTGGAGTGGGGTGAGGGCGTCTACGGCATCGAGGCTGCGGCGCGCGAGCACTTCGGCGTCTCGGCGCGGGCGCTCAGCGTGGCGCAGGGCGCGATGCTCGCGGCCATGCTGCCGGCCCCGCGCCGCTGGCTGCCGGCCCAGCGGCCCGAGACCCTGCGCACCCGCGCTGGCGTCATCGTCGGGAGGCTGGAGCGCGAGGGCCGCATCAGCGGGGCGCAGGCCCGCGAGGCCAACGCCGAACTCTCACGCTTCTTTGGCGAACCGCCCGCGCCCGGCTTCGTGGCGGAGGCCGGCGCCGCGCTGCCCGCAGGGAGCTGA
- a CDS encoding TetR/AcrR family transcriptional regulator: MRKGELTHQTILETAVRLASRVGLQGLSIGGLAEELGLSKSGLFAHFKSKTELQVQVLEAATVVFTERVVRPALGKARGEPRVRALFDGWLTWDRDKVLEGGCIFVAAAAELDDAPGPARDTLVQSQRDWLDCLAQAARIAVTEGHFREALDVEQFAHDQYAVMLGFHHAQRLMRDPQAEARARRAFEALVTAARTPTS, from the coding sequence ATGCGCAAGGGCGAGCTCACCCATCAGACCATCCTGGAGACGGCCGTCCGGCTGGCGAGCCGGGTGGGGCTGCAGGGGCTGAGCATCGGGGGGCTGGCGGAGGAGCTGGGCCTTTCCAAGAGCGGGCTGTTCGCGCACTTCAAGTCCAAGACGGAGCTTCAGGTGCAGGTCCTGGAGGCGGCCACCGTCGTCTTCACCGAGCGCGTCGTCCGCCCGGCGCTGGGCAAGGCCCGCGGCGAGCCCCGGGTGCGGGCGCTCTTCGATGGCTGGCTCACGTGGGACCGGGACAAGGTGCTCGAGGGCGGCTGCATCTTCGTGGCGGCGGCGGCGGAGCTGGACGACGCGCCCGGGCCCGCGCGGGACACGCTGGTGCAGAGCCAGCGGGACTGGCTGGACTGCCTGGCCCAGGCCGCGCGCATCGCCGTGACGGAAGGACACTTCCGCGAGGCGCTGGACGTGGAGCAGTTCGCCCATGACCAGTACGCGGTGATGCTGGGCTTCCACCACGCGCAGCGGTTGATGCGAGACCCCCAGGCCGAGGCGCGAGCCCGCCGGGCCTTCGAAGCGCTCGTCACCGCCGCGCGCACCCCCACTTCCTGA